ACCAAAATCAAGTCGACACTGATCAATTGGTCTTGCAGTGTTGCATTGGTTGAATCTCACATTCTTGCAACGCGGACTTTAATCTTGATGCCTCGCTGCCCTGCTTCCAGGTTGGACAAGGGTGTGTATTCCATAATTTTGTTTGATTCCTGGATATTTACAAATCAGTTGCTGtcatttgaatttaataataaaatatataattcatcAAAATCATAACCGACATAATGAAATGCATCTAACCTTGTTGTAGTTCTTCAAATATTTCATTGTatacaatattttttgtgtGCACCCTTTCTTGCTCGTTTTCTCCACCTATGAGAATTTTAAGTCCTTTATATGTTGTAACCCTTGATGCAGCCACATATAATTGTCCATGTGAGAAAACTGGTCTTGGAAGATATAGCCCAACCTTTTTCAATGTTTGACCTTGGCTCTTGTTTATTGTCATTCCATAACACAATTTCAAAGGGAATTGTCTACGCCTGATTGTAAATGGCCATTTCTTCTCAGTTGCAGACATTATAATTCTTGGAACGTATACTTTGTCACCTATATTACTGCCAGTGATAACAGTGGCCTGCACAACTTTGTCGCCTAGTTTTGTAACCAGAAGTCTTGTTCCATTACAAAGGCCATTAGTTTGATTAATATTTCTCAATAGCATAACAGGTACATTGATCTTGAGATGAAGCTCATGATTTGGAAGACCAGCGAATGTGAGGGAGTTCAAGAATTCAGTTGGGTAAAgcagatcatcatcatctgatgCTCCAGCAACTTTTTGTATTGAGTCAAAGCTTAGATATGTTTTCTCTTCTGAAGGTATGAGTGCTAAAACATGAGAGTTTATTATATCAACTGCTTCATTTGTGCCAGTTATAATTGCCCTTTCTTTCAAGTATTCTGGATTGCTGTAAAATGAAGCCAATCCGTCATAGATCTCAGAAACAATATCTTCGACGTCTCCTTTTTCAGATTTGAGTAACAAAGAATCTGGTATTCTTATCCAAGTAGGGTATTCCTCATCGTCATTCAGTTTTATTGTATCAGCTTTACCCTCTCCAATGTGTAGAAGCCATTGACCAAACCTATCCAATTCTGATTTCTCGTGATCTGACAAACCCAGCATAGATAACCTCATGTTTTGGTATAGCACAAATATCTCACAGTGTTTCCAGAGGTGTGACTGAGTTACACAAGCCTTTATTGTATCGTGTCTTGAACCCTTGGCAACCACAGGAAGGATTTGCCTAAAATCACCCCCCAACAAAACTATTTTTCCCCCAAAAGGCATATGCTCAGTTGGGTTTTCATCAGAGTTAAAAAGATCCCTCATCGACCTATCCAGAGCTTCAAAGCATAACCTATGTGCCATTGGTGCCTCATCCCAGACAATAAGGTTAGTTTTATTAAGAAGATGTGCCAATTGTGTACCCTTCTTTATATGACAGCTTGACTCTTCATGAATGTCAATTGGAATTTTGAATCTTGAGTGCGCTGTCCTTCCTCCTGGCAACAGCAGAGAAGCTATCCCAGAAGATGCAACTGCAAGCACAATCTTCCCTTCTGATCGTAGCCTACTTATGATTGCATTATAAAGAAATGTCTTTCCAGTTCCACCGTGCccataaacaaaaaatagacCTCCAGATTGTTGATAAACAGCTGCCAAAACTGCCTCGTATACTCTCCTTTGTTCATCATTCATCTGATGCATGAAAATGAGACTTTGACTTTGAAGATCACTTATGCTGTACGACATCTCTTCTCTCAACATCCTGTTCCCAAAATCATGGGCCATTTCATTCAAAGGTAGTGGAAGTCCATGTTCAGAAAGCGAAGATCCACTCCCTTTTAACAGAGTCTCCAACTCAATCAGAACTTGATTTCTAgtttcttcatcagatatgcTTACTTCTTGCATAGCTAGTCTATCTCTAATTCTGTAAATAATATCTTCCTGCATGTTTTTTAAATTTGCCTCGAACAATTTCTTACCATCAATAATCTCACAAAATAGTAGCATTGTCACAAATAAATTTctcagctcatgtggcattGCCCATTGTGCAGCTTCTTGCATAGCTTCATTCCATTCTCGATCATTGCCAATCAAACCCATTGCATTACATGCTTCTTTGAATGTCTCATAAATAGTTCCATTTATGGTTCTTATTTCTGTGAAATTTGTTGGGCCTTTGACATGGGACAATAACATTCGAAGGTAGTATATATCTCCTGCGGATGGATGTACGTAAGAAATTCTACCAATACAGTGACCTTTTCTCCTTCGAAACCAAAATTTGTTTGTCCCATCCCACCTCCAAAAAGATGGAAATTGAGCATATGTTAGTTGGCGTGCATCGTCAAAATTGGAGTTTGTGAACATCCATTCTGTCAACATGGTCTTCTCGATTCCTGGCTGTTGCAATACATCATTAATGGCAATATCTCCCCTGAAAACTATATTGTTCATCAACGGCATATGAATAGTTAAGTTCTGAACAGGTGGAAATTTATAGTGAATATGGAATTCAAAAATTCTCCATGCTGATTCATAGGCAGTTAAATACCTACAATCCAGATAGTTTTTAATCTCATCGATAATTTTGGGGTCAAGAGGCGAAGAGGAAGAAGGTGCTTGAACCTGTTCTTGCAAAACAGCCCTCGTTCTGTCAGGTCCTTTATTAACGTACTTAAACAAATACTTTATTGCTCTTGAACGATTGCACCATTCAACATTAATATGTGCCTCATATTTCAGCAATAATCCCTTGTTATATGGGACAACATATCTATTGTCAAGTTCAGTACCAACCTTGAGAACAACTTTTCCATCATCTCGTCTTCGATAAATTGCAAAACCATCTTCTCCAATTGTTGTCTGAGGGTAATTTTTCCTAGGAAAATGCTTAatacattttccttttttcatgCACGGTGCTTTTGGGTTAGCAAGACCGCAAGGACCATGCATCATAAATTTTGAGACAATGCTGTACAAAGCAGGTTCAGTTTCTTTATCTGGGATCTCCGCACATATAATTCCATCAATGTCATTTGCAGTAGGGTATTTGTCATTTGGATGCAGCCAGACGATGACATGGACATGAGGCAATCCCCTTTTTTGGAACTCAACAGTGTAAATCGCAGCAACAACTTTTCCGAAATAGTGTCCCTTCTTTATGTCGCTCATAAACTCATCAAGCTTCATGTGAAATACTCGGGAGACTATATCAGGCCTGTCTTCTATTTTCTGTCCAGGTATAAGATTCAATGCATTCTGTATCTCAACCCATTGCACGTTACACGTAAAAGTGATGAATAAATCAGGGTTTCCCATAGTCCTACAGATTGCCATGGCATCGTGGTAGTTTTGAATCATATATCGAGGACTACCTGTAAAACTTGAGGGTAAAATCACACGCTTCCCAATTGAGTTTGCTGCTGTATCACCCTGGAGAAATGCATCCTGAATTCCCTTATATATCTCACACCTATAATGCTCCTGTTGATGTTTATACCGAATATATCTTAAACGTTCATCTTCAATCGAAGTAAAAGCATCTACAATGTACTGCTGATATAATTTTCCTCCCATAATTAGCAGTCCATTACCATAACTTCTTTGATGCAACATATAAGAATAGTATTCCCGCCTTGTCACATGCCCTCTTTTCAATTTACAATTCTCCTGATTTTTCTGATAAGGGATGTTCAGCATAAAACCATCTTCGCCAAATGGAAATAAAATGGGATATTGCATTGCCATGAATGACGGGTGCAAATCGTCTATACGCTTTAGTCCCTGTGTTCGGTGCTCAACAATTATGTCTCTACCCATCTCTGTACTTCCAATATCTCCCACTATCAAACCCGCCATTTCAGGAAAAGAAGGGGAATTATATTGCAATCCATCTGTACTCCGCTTTGCTGATAAAACCAATGAAACAGAACGTTGTTCTCCACTTTTAAATCTATCCCTTGCCATTCGAAAAGCTTTGACCAAGGGATTAACATTGTCAAACATTTTTATCAACTGATCCACCACATCCCTGTCCAGCTGATGATTTATACCAAACCTTTGAAGAGCATCCATTCTGTTAGATATTTCATTTTCTGTGTCATAAACATATAGTTGAGCAAATTGTGGTCTCTGACCATCCATTGGAAGGAGTGATCCTATCAAATGATGATTTTGTCCATTTATTTTAAAGACATAGGGCCCTTGCCCCCTGTTAATATCCACATCAATTTTGCCACCCATTGAGGTAAAGCCAAACAAAGAGTTGTAAGACCGTAGGTTTTGGCGAAATAATTTACAAGATTTTCCCCCATTATAATCAAACAGGTCTTTTAAGGGTTGCGGAGGATCCTTGAACGGTGGTATCTTAATACGACCCAGTCTACAACAAAGAGTATACACTGGAAAACGTGAAGAACGTGACTTGATTCGTTCAGCAAACCAAAATATAGCTCCACAATACTGGCAGCTATAAGCAGGATGACCAAGATCAAGCCTAGCAGTCGGTGATTGCATTAAATGTTCAGTAGAAGAGGTGATTATATCTTCGCTGGTGGAAGAACACGCAAGATTTTGCTCATTTGTAGGCTTTGAGGCAAACGATATAGAAGTTTCGAGGTTAATATTTTGTGCAATGCTGTGTCCACGCCTAATCATTATAATCCTCCTCTTTGTTCTATTATTCGTACTGCACTCTCCCTTTTCCATCCTATTCACACACATATGGTGGAACAAACCTCTTATAAACACATGGTGGAATAATGCAGAAGAAATGTATTGGCATTGAGAATTTGTGGAGGCAAGGCATATAAAAGATCTTGGAAATACAGAAAAATTACTAAGATTCACATAATTACTAATATTGAAGGGCATAGAGTATTTTGTGGAAATGTGAACAGAGATGCACAAATGACTATGATTCAAGCGTCAAAAGCAGTGGTTGAAATTATGGAACATAATGCATTAACTGACCTTGGAAATATGGAGATTCAAGAGTAGGCGCAGGCCAAAAATCCCTGGGCCAACTATGATCTGAAGGAAGTTgagcaaataaataaaagagtTTCACTATCAAAAAGAATAAGGATAACAGACTGCATGGAGTAATTTTTTCTGTAAACTCAAATCAAAATGACAATGAcggaaaaaatgaaaagttaTGATAGTATGGTTAAAATGACATGAAGCGCCTAGAAGCAGACCGTTAACCTTAGACAAAAGTAACTAAGCAAGCTAAATGATGAAAGCAGAAGAATCAGAGGCAAAAGAGTAGTATATGAAGCGTAAACTCAATAAAGTTAAACCAACGAAAACGTGAGAACTAATTTTGTCCTAATCCAGAAGAATATTGTAAGGTAGTGGatatattaaataatgattTAATGAAATTACCAAAGGCTTCAAATTGTATGAGAACAAAAGTTTAGGAGGTGTAAGGAATGAGACGAAACTATAATAATAGCAACTCATTTAACGCTAAATGCACGTCATCTCAGTAGATCAAGAGGAATTGATTTCCATAATTGCTTTTTTCCACAAGACATGCACATTTCTTACCAACAATGTCGCAGAAAGAAATTTAACAATAGGAAGAACAACCAACAGTGGAATATGAGCAAAAGGGAAAGTTAAACGACAAACCTATGAGAACCAACACCCACGGCAGCAATAACCAATCCCAGTGAGCATATTAACAAATGTGATAAAGGAGGAAAAGGAAATTTTAAATTCCATGGGAATAAAAGTTTGATAGGTGAGAGTGCACTGCGAAAGTAGCATAAtagcaactctttttttttttttttgcaccaaATGCAGATGTGAGGTTAGGAAAATCACTGTAAAGGAATTAACCAACACAAGCTGGTCTTAGTTAAATGTGCGATTTTCGTTCACCATGACAAAAGTTACAGAACAgcgcccaaaaaaaaaacccaagcaTGGAATCTAATGTACAACAACTGACCTTGAAAATACAGAGACTGAAGAGTGGCCGCTGATGAAAAATCCTTGGCGAAGGCGCGAAGCCATGATCTACAAGAAGTTGACCAGAGAGAAAAGAATGGTACTATCAATTAGAAGCATAACAACAGTTTATACATAGTATTCCATTACAAAGATGAGCACTTGCAATAGCAGcgttaaaatggcacaaaattcTTAAAAGGTGTACCATGAGgccaaaaaaattaagaaagtgAAATAAAGGAACGATGATAACCAACTGcgaaagaaagagagacagtGACTCAGCCAGCGGCACCCAAAAATGCTGGGAAAGGGACACACCAACTTTTACTTACCATCACAGAATGGGCAACGAACTAACAATTGTTTAATATAGAAATTATCACCCAAAATTCGTAAAAATGTAAACGAAGTGTAATGAAGCTGCGACACATATTTTCATAACCGAACTCAAAACATATACTGCAAATAATAAGAAAGACTCTAAATAAATTACTCCAACCATGTCGTCTCAAATATGTAAACAGAATCAGTACAGACACAAACAGAACAATATAGCAAGTAAACTACAGCAGCTGATCCAAATGCGAGAAGTGCAGTGGACAGAAGAAACAACAATTAGCAAAGACAGGTGAAAGTAAAGAAGTGAGACATCTGAAAATATATATGGACATAAAAATTGACAAAGGAAATGGAAGGCAAATTAGAGAGCAATGACAATCCAAAATCAACAGACACCAAGAGAAGATTAGCAAACAGTGAAACAtccgggaaaaaaaaacatcgaCATTAAAAATCACAAAGGCAAATAAAAGGCAAGTTAGAGATCAAcaacaaccaaaaatcaacacaaaccaAGAGGAGCTTCAAAGGCCAGGCAATCGATACTGGAAGATTAGAAACCAAAAAAATGGGAGTTCCAAAATGAGTAACCGAACCGAAACAACAGCGACGAATCATATAACTTACTGTAGCCGAGAACCAAGGTAAGAGTGGACTTAATTTTGAGCTGGGCACAGTAACGAAAACAGGGAACTGAGCAAGCGCAGACGAACCTGAGAGCATGAATCAAAGCAACGAAGACATCAGCGGCAACGAAATGAGTAAGCAAACCGAAACAACAGCAACGCATTCAAGAGTCTAGCTTCACCCGACACAACAGCAACGAAATCAAGAGACGAACCTTAGCTGAGAACAAAGGAGAGAGACGCAACGACAAAAATGGTGACCTCAGTAAGCACAAGGAAGTCCGAGCAGGTTAATTACTCTCTACTAAGAAAGTAAGCGGAGAATTACTTAGTAGAGACTCAAAGAGCCGAGAATGGAACACTACAATGCGAAGACAAAGACCGGTTGACTTCGATTAAGTGGCGGGCGAAAATTCGCAGCTGCGAAGGAATAAGGTACGGAGCCGTTAGGTCGATAAACAGAAAGGACTAAGAGGAAGAAGATAGGGAAGTTCGAGCAAGTTAATTACTCTCTACGAAGAAactaaattgaaagaaaaattaactACTCTCTGCTAAAAAGGTTGAGGGCACCTACGCTGTGGCAGTTCGAACAACGGTGAGCTATCCCGAAGACAACGCACATGAAAGGTGATGCTCTATaatagaagaagaaggaagcgATCAGAATTCAGGCCGACCAAAGTGAATAAAGAAAGACAACACATAGCAAAGGAGCTTACCCATGCTCATTCAGTGTCATCAACGATGACCCATCTCCAAGAAGACTCGCAGGCGAAGATCAGAGCGATTAATTGATGCATTAACGGAGAAGCTCTGTCAGAGAAGAGATGCATGAACTGACATAACAAATCCCCAAAGAACGACGTCGCTTCTTCAAGTGCACAACAATACGACGTCGTTTCGCTTACAGagctggtaaaaaaaaaaaacgtggcTACGTAGCTGTAAAAAACAAACGCGCGATTGCAGAAATCCACGAACTCGCGCGGAGAGGACGCCGTTGCTTCCGACTTTAGAAGAGAAGTAATAGATAGAAACTATATGGAAACATAGATGTATTCAAATAAATACTCTTGATAATATTACGGATTATGAGAACGATCTTTTACaattgaaaataatgaaaatttgaTAGAAAGAAAGATAAACCCTAATCTTTAAGAGATTAGTAGATCCCACTTTCTTTGTGAAGAAATTCAGCAATAACCAAGATGTTTTTAACCTCTACAGCCTGTGCTTATAGGCAATACAATTTAAAAAAGATAACTAATATAATCATAACACATGGACCACTCAAGCATTGTCATGTGTCCACTTTTTTTATTCTTATGCTCTATCAACTTGTTGAAGGAGTCATGGGTTTGTTTTCTACATGTGATTGACACATACCTCTGTTAAATATAATCTGATATCCATCACCTCAAATGCAAAAGTATATTGAAGTTTGGCTAAATCATATTTTATATCCTCAGtacatttttttgtctttgaaatttaaaatttgtttcaaaTATCTTTAAAGTTTCAAAAAACTAATCTTTTGTCTCGAAATCAATTTTCCGATCTTTGATCACCGGAACTTGATTAGTTGACAATCGGAAGCCCACGATGGCAATTTCAtatcattattataattataacaatttgcatgtcattttccttaaaaaaatatgaaagagaAACGAGAAAAGCGAGCCTCCTAGAGCTAGGGCTTCACTTGCTTAGATTCTTTCCTCACCATGGATTCTGAGGATGGAAGAAActgagagagaaatcaaaaaaTGTCATTTGTGCTCAAGATTCT
This genomic stretch from Tripterygium wilfordii isolate XIE 37 chromosome 22, ASM1340144v1, whole genome shotgun sequence harbors:
- the LOC119991165 gene encoding uncharacterized protein LOC119991165 isoform X1, with the translated sequence MPFNISNYVNLSNFSVFPRSFICLASTNSQCQYISSALFHHVFIRGLFHHMCVNRMEKGECSTNNRTKRRIIMIRRGHSIAQNINLETSISFASKPTNEQNLACSSTSEDIITSSTEHLMQSPTARLDLGHPAYSCQYCGAIFWFAERIKSRSSRFPVYTLCCRLGRIKIPPFKDPPQPLKDLFDYNGGKSCKLFRQNLRSYNSLFGFTSMGGKIDVDINRGQGPYVFKINGQNHHLIGSLLPMDGQRPQFAQLYVYDTENEISNRMDALQRFGINHQLDRDVVDQLIKMFDNVNPLVKAFRMARDRFKSGEQRSVSLVLSAKRSTDGLQYNSPSFPEMAGLIVGDIGSTEMGRDIIVEHRTQGLKRIDDLHPSFMAMQYPILFPFGEDGFMLNIPYQKNQENCKLKRGHVTRREYYSYMLHQRSYGNGLLIMGGKLYQQYIVDAFTSIEDERLRYIRYKHQQEHYRCEIYKGIQDAFLQGDTAANSIGKRVILPSSFTGSPRYMIQNYHDAMAICRTMGNPDLFITFTCNVQWVEIQNALNLIPGQKIEDRPDIVSRVFHMKLDEFMSDIKKGHYFGKVVAAIYTVEFQKRGLPHVHVIVWLHPNDKYPTANDIDGIICAEIPDKETEPALYSIVSKFMMHGPCGLANPKAPCMKKGKCIKHFPRKNYPQTTIGEDGFAIYRRRDDGKVVLKVGTELDNRYVVPYNKGLLLKYEAHINVEWCNRSRAIKYLFKYVNKGPDRTRAVLQEQVQAPSSSSPLDPKIIDEIKNYLDCRYLTAYESAWRIFEFHIHYKFPPVQNLTIHMPLMNNIVFRGDIAINDVLQQPGIEKTMLTEWMFTNSNFDDARQLTYAQFPSFWRWDGTNKFWFRRRKGHCIGRISYVHPSAGDIYYLRMLLSHVKGPTNFTEIRTINGTIYETFKEACNAMGLIGNDREWNEAMQEAAQWAMPHELRNLFVTMLLFCEIIDGKKLFEANLKNMQEDIIYRIRDRLAMQEVSISDEETRNQVLIELETLLKGSGSSLSEHGLPLPLNEMAHDFGNRMLREEMSYSISDLQSQSLIFMHQMNDEQRRVYEAVLAAVYQQSGGLFFVYGHGGTGKTFLYNAIISRLRSEGKIVLAVASSGIASLLLPGGRTAHSRFKIPIDIHEESSCHIKKGTQLAHLLNKTNLIVWDEAPMAHRLCFEALDRSMRDLFNSDENPTEHMPFGGKIVLLGGDFRQILPVVAKGSRHDTIKACVTQSHLWKHCEIFVLYQNMRLSMLGLSDHEKSELDRFGQWLLHIGEGKADTIKLNDDEEYPTWIRIPDSLLLKSEKGDVEDIVSEIYDGLASFYSNPEYLKERAIITGTNEAVDIINSHVLALIPSEEKTYLSFDSIQKVAGASDDDDLLYPTEFLNSLTFAGLPNHELHLKINVPVMLLRNINQTNGLCNGTRLLVTKLGDKVVQATVITGSNIGDKVYVPRIIMSATEKKWPFTIRRRQFPLKLCYGMTINKSQGQTLKKVGLYLPRPVFSHGQLYVAASRVTTYKGLKILIGGENEQERVHTKNIVYNEIFEELQQGIKQNYGIHTLVQPGSRAARHQD
- the LOC119991165 gene encoding uncharacterized protein LOC119991165 isoform X2 translates to MEKGECSTNNRTKRRIIMIRRGHSIAQNINLETSISFASKPTNEQNLACSSTSEDIITSSTEHLMQSPTARLDLGHPAYSCQYCGAIFWFAERIKSRSSRFPVYTLCCRLGRIKIPPFKDPPQPLKDLFDYNGGKSCKLFRQNLRSYNSLFGFTSMGGKIDVDINRGQGPYVFKINGQNHHLIGSLLPMDGQRPQFAQLYVYDTENEISNRMDALQRFGINHQLDRDVVDQLIKMFDNVNPLVKAFRMARDRFKSGEQRSVSLVLSAKRSTDGLQYNSPSFPEMAGLIVGDIGSTEMGRDIIVEHRTQGLKRIDDLHPSFMAMQYPILFPFGEDGFMLNIPYQKNQENCKLKRGHVTRREYYSYMLHQRSYGNGLLIMGGKLYQQYIVDAFTSIEDERLRYIRYKHQQEHYRCEIYKGIQDAFLQGDTAANSIGKRVILPSSFTGSPRYMIQNYHDAMAICRTMGNPDLFITFTCNVQWVEIQNALNLIPGQKIEDRPDIVSRVFHMKLDEFMSDIKKGHYFGKVVAAIYTVEFQKRGLPHVHVIVWLHPNDKYPTANDIDGIICAEIPDKETEPALYSIVSKFMMHGPCGLANPKAPCMKKGKCIKHFPRKNYPQTTIGEDGFAIYRRRDDGKVVLKVGTELDNRYVVPYNKGLLLKYEAHINVEWCNRSRAIKYLFKYVNKGPDRTRAVLQEQVQAPSSSSPLDPKIIDEIKNYLDCRYLTAYESAWRIFEFHIHYKFPPVQNLTIHMPLMNNIVFRGDIAINDVLQQPGIEKTMLTEWMFTNSNFDDARQLTYAQFPSFWRWDGTNKFWFRRRKGHCIGRISYVHPSAGDIYYLRMLLSHVKGPTNFTEIRTINGTIYETFKEACNAMGLIGNDREWNEAMQEAAQWAMPHELRNLFVTMLLFCEIIDGKKLFEANLKNMQEDIIYRIRDRLAMQEVSISDEETRNQVLIELETLLKGSGSSLSEHGLPLPLNEMAHDFGNRMLREEMSYSISDLQSQSLIFMHQMNDEQRRVYEAVLAAVYQQSGGLFFVYGHGGTGKTFLYNAIISRLRSEGKIVLAVASSGIASLLLPGGRTAHSRFKIPIDIHEESSCHIKKGTQLAHLLNKTNLIVWDEAPMAHRLCFEALDRSMRDLFNSDENPTEHMPFGGKIVLLGGDFRQILPVVAKGSRHDTIKACVTQSHLWKHCEIFVLYQNMRLSMLGLSDHEKSELDRFGQWLLHIGEGKADTIKLNDDEEYPTWIRIPDSLLLKSEKGDVEDIVSEIYDGLASFYSNPEYLKERAIITGTNEAVDIINSHVLALIPSEEKTYLSFDSIQKVAGASDDDDLLYPTEFLNSLTFAGLPNHELHLKINVPVMLLRNINQTNGLCNGTRLLVTKLGDKVVQATVITGSNIGDKVYVPRIIMSATEKKWPFTIRRRQFPLKLCYGMTINKSQGQTLKKVGLYLPRPVFSHGQLYVAASRVTTYKGLKILIGGENEQERVHTKNIVYNEIFEELQQGIKQNYGIHTLVQPGSRAARHQD